A stretch of the Medicago truncatula cultivar Jemalong A17 chromosome 5, MtrunA17r5.0-ANR, whole genome shotgun sequence genome encodes the following:
- the LOC112422004 gene encoding uncharacterized protein: MFLAWFEANRQYVSGRDLTYAEFPTRFTYEKKDKQWQPRKLGYQIGRLHYTPPDIWELYYMRILLTVELYYMRILLTVKKGCMRYRCIKTINGHTYDTFQEARSALGLLDDDREFIDDITENGKRTSLTDFKSMPRPNAADMPTFTNKLIIDELNYNKVELKKTHVDMLLMLTDEQRCVHDKIMESVGYDDNGFFFLYGYGGTGKTFIWKRLSAAVRSKGLIVLNAASNGITALLLPGGRTAHSTPTVPIEINEASSLTMEKDSPRADLVRAAKLIIWDEAPMMHRWCFEAVDRSLLDIMSKNDPLNALKPFGGMAVVLGGDFRQILPVVRGGTRPDIVDASEEIANFCKWILSIGDGNDASGDNGEMKVEIPEDLLISDTTNPLMSLIDFVYPDLNDNLGDQLFFQERGILAPTLDSIEHVNEFMMSLIPGEEKEYLTSDSIFRSGEYSDVQSEWFTPEFLNGIKSSGIPNHRLKLKVGCPVMLLRNIDQANGLCNGTRLTVIHLGKSTITATICLRGLAELEDGGSPLLVVHGEKRKHNALLKEEEES; encoded by the exons ATGTTTCTCGCGTGGTTTGAAGCAAATCGTCAGTATGTAAGCGGTCGCGATCTAACATATGCTGAATTTCCAACAAGATTTACTTATGAGAAGAAGGACAAACAGTGGCAGCCACGTAAACTAGGATATCAAATTGGAAGGCTTCATTACACGCCGCCTGATATATGGGAGTTGTACTACATGAGGATACTATTGACCGTTGAGTTGTACTACATGAGGATACTATTGACCGTTAAGAAGGGCTGCATGAGATATAGATGCATAAAAACGATTAATGGACATACCTATGACACGTTCCAGGAAGCACGCTCTGCTTTAGGATTACTTGATGACGACAGAGAGTTTATAGATGATATCACGGAAAATG GAAAACGGACGTCGCTTACTGACTTCAAATCTATGCCCAGGCCAAACGCGGCAGACATGCCAACtttcacaaacaagcttatcATTGATGAGCTAAATTACAACAAAGTTGAATTGAAAAAGACACACGTTGATATGTTACTGATGCTGACTGATGAACAAAGATGTGTGCATGACAAGATCATGGAGTCTGTTGGTTATGACGACaatggtttctttttcttatatggttACGGTGGTACTGGAAAAACCTTTATATGGAAAAGATTGTCGGCTGCTGTTAGATCGAAGGggttaattgtattgaatgCTGCATCCAACGGTATAACGGCTCTTCTATTACCAGGTGGAAGAACCGCGCACTCCACGCCGACAGTCCCTATTGAGATTAATGAGGCGTCATCGCTTACGATGGAAAAGGATAGTCCTAGGGCAGACCTGGTGCGTGCtgcaaagttgataatttgggATGAGGCTCCAATGATGCACCGATGGTGTTTTGAGGCAGTTGACCGATCATTGCTTGATATCATGTCCAAGAATGATCCCCTAAACGCACTTAAACCTTTTGGTGGAATGGCAgtagttttaggtggtgattttAGGCAGATATTGCCTGTTGTCCGAGGAGGAACGAGGCCAGATATTGTTGATGCCTCG GAAGAAATTGCTAATTTTTGCAAGTGGATACTCTCAATTGGAGACGGCAACGATGCTTCGGGTGACAATGGtgaaatgaaggtagaaattccTGAAGATTTGCTGATATCAGACACAACAAATCCGTTGATGTCACTTATAGACTTTGTGTATCCCGATCTGAATGATAACCTTGGTGACCAACtatttttccaagaaagggGAATACTCGCACCCACGCTTGATTCAATTGAGCATGTTAACGAATTTATGATGTCGCTGATTccaggtgaagagaaagagtatttaacctcTGATTCTATTTTTAGATCGGGTGAATATTCTGATGTCCAAAGCGAGTGGTTCACACCAGaatttcttaatggtattaagagctctGGAATTCCAAATCACAGGTTGAAACTAAAGGTGGGATGTCCAGTTATGCTGTTGAGAAACATCGATCAGGCCAATGGACTGTGTAATGGTACTAGGCTGACAGTTATACATCTAGGGAAGAGCACGATAACTGCTACC ATATGTCTCAGAGGCCTGGCAGAGTTAGAGGATGGAGGGAGTCCTCTACTAGTAGTGCACGGAGAGAAAAGGAAGCACAACGCCCTCCtcaaggaggaggaggagtcaTAG